A window of Onychostoma macrolepis isolate SWU-2019 chromosome 24, ASM1243209v1, whole genome shotgun sequence genomic DNA:
GGCAACAGCACAACATATGATGAAAAAGAGCAAAAAGAAAGTGAAATGGAAGTCGAGGGGATGGGTGAAAAGATGTGTGAGGAGGAAGATGCAAACTCCAAAGTAACTAAATCCACAGCAGCCCCGGTCCTTCAGGGTGATAGTCCGTTGTCATGTGCTTTGGATCCAAACCAAGGTCTCAGCCATACACATGCCGTTAACAGCTCTGCTGCTGCTAACTGTACCTTTCGTAACACAAATTTTGCCTTAAGATCTTCAGGCCATAGAAGTGCAAAAGATCAAACGCTCTTGTCTTCAGGACGGCCTGTGCTCACTGAGTTCCAGTCTCAGGTTCTATGGGCCTTTTTAGAGTCACGAGATGATGCTGAAACATCTAGTCCTCAACGGGAGGACTGCGAAGCCCTCGGCAGGGAGGTAGGGCTAAGTGGAGAAGAGGTACGCAAGTGGTTCTTAGATGCCTGGCAATCCAAAGACAGGGAGAGATTAGACCGCTTCCATGATGAAAGAGACAGAAGTATGGAGGAAGAAGAAGGTAATTTAATGATAGATGAGAGTGAAGATGGACATAGTCCATCAGCGACAGGTAGTCATGCCATTGACTTATCCAGTAGTGCAGAAAGACACAGGATTGGTAAGGGAAGCCCAAGAGAACTGCTGTTGACATCTGACTCTGAAAATGAAGAGTTCTACACATCTGTTATCGTTACTGATGAAGAAAGTCAAAGCAGCTCTATGAGGGAAGAGTCAGGTAGCCCAGTCAAACAGTCTTCACAGGTAGAGCCAACAGCTGAAAGGTCAGGTGGTGGTGGAAAGGTCCTTCGCTCTACCACAGTCTTCCTCTCAGATGCAGAGGATGAATATGATGATGAACAAAGTATGAAGAGGAAAAAGAGGAGGAGTGAGATTGATAAGGAAGAGGTGGAGATCAAGCGGGAGAAGCAAGATGTAGATCTTGATCTTCAGCTGGAGGCACAAGCAGATCCTCCTACTCCTCTTTCAGTTGCAGTTGATCATCAGGGCGTTCCAGCTGGCATCTTGCAGTCACTGCCCCTTTCCCTGTCTTTGACTTCACTTTCCACCCAGTTATACAGTCCATATGTACTTTCGCTTCCTTCATCAGTTATTGGGGTTGGTGTTTCTGAAGGTGGTAGGGGTAAAATAGCCTTTTCAAACACTCAAGCAGTTACTCGAAGTCCAGCAGCATTTTCAGACCCCCTTAATGCACCCGCAGCCACCTCTCTTACACACTCCTTTTTATCTAATGGTAATGATTGTGAGTCTGCTTTGGATCTTAGCATGGGGAAAAACCACAGCTTTACATTATCATCAACATCATCTGTCTCTGCAGCTAACAAGCCCTCCATACAGAAAAGTCATTTGCTTGATGGTCTGGGATTGAGACCAGCGACTGTTGGGGTTCCTACAGATGGAAGTCTTATTGTTGTTCAGGTGAAGCCAGATTCTGCCATTGCTATCCCATCTTCCAATAACAGTACTCTAACTAATCGCAATAATTTGGCTAAGACTAGCACTGTGTACATGAGGGCTGCAGAAAAAGTTAGCACGTCACTCATGGAAAGGGAAAAAGAGAAGGAGCGAGAAAAAGAGCGGGAACAAAAGAGGCCAAAAGTCAGACGGTTCAGGGACATGAGACGGTCCAGGACCATCATCCATGCTGACCAGCTTGATATTCTCTATGGATGTTATTTCAAAGATCCAAACCCCGGAAAGCATGAATTTGAGCAAATATCTGAGTGGGTGAACCTTCCAAAGAAAGTGGTTCAGATCTGGTTCCAGAATATGAGGGCTAGGGAGCGAAAGGGAGAGGTCCGTTTTATCAGTGATGGCACTTTGGCAGCTGTTGGGAAACCACTCATTAAGTTCACCTGGCCACTCTCAAAGCCCATATTCTCAACCCCACCTAAAACTAACCCAAGTCCCTCTACTGGCTGGGCCTCTGCAAAACCCCAAACTGGAAATGTTCCTCCAAAGACGGATAAGGTGAAGGAGGTCAAGGATCCCCTGAAAACTCCCACTCAAGGTCCAAGTAGACCAAATCAGACACCTTCTTTCACCGTTGTGTCCACTGGTTCTTCATTAGTTCACAAGACCAAAGCAGAAGCAACTCCCATCACAATGGTTAAAATAGCTCCTAAGACAGTGGCCACACCGGTTGCAGTCCCTCTGCTTGTCAGTGGGATTCCTACATCTCGATCTGCTCCGAAAAGGAAGGTTGAAGAGGTACGAGCTGAGTCGGACCATACTGATGAAGAGGACGATGATTATCAAGAAGGGGTCGAGTCTGGGACTACCAGCCATATGGTGCCAAAATTGTCCACTACGCCAATTAATAAGTCTTCTGCCTTGGCATCTCAGAAACACAATGGGCTCAAATATTGGTCTCAGAAAGGACCATTCAAGATCAACACCCTGTCAAGAGAACAGTTAGGCCTGAGCTCACAGCGACCTACGCCCACTACCACCACCACCCCTACCACACCATCCCCTGTGACGGTTACAGCATCCTCTGGTCAAAGCCAAAAAGAAACAAGTTACATGCAGCAAAACTCCACCCCAAGACGACCTCGAACTCACCTGAACTCTCTTCAGCTGTCCATCCTGCAGTCGTGCTACGAGACATGTGCTCATCCTAATGCACTGGAGTGTGAGGCGGTGGGGACAGAGCTTGGGCTTCCACTAAAGGTTGTGCAAATCTGGTTTCAAAATACACGTGCCAAGGAGAAACGCTGGAGGCTTCAGCAAGAGAAAATGGTgaggacattttatttaatattgcaaaGCAGCTGTTTTCATGTCAAATTATAGTATTTTACTACAATGTCACTGGCCTTCGGGGTCTTCAGATGTTTTCTCGTCATAGCAACACAAGTTATGTGCCAGATGCTGTAGATGAGAAGACAAAATGGCACTAATAAAGAGTCACCTTTAATTAAAATTCTATTATTCCCTTTAACATAGTAGTGTAATGCATaagaacaaaaatattttttcttttattttttttacataaattgcttaaagagagagttcacccaaaaatgaaaattctgtcattaattactcacccatatgttgttccaaacccgtaagaccttcattcatcttcagaacacaaattaagatatttgtgatgaaatccgagatatttctgaccctccatagacagcaacgcaactcgCAGACACATTCAAAGCCCAGAAAgttagtaaggacattgttaaaatagtccatgtgacatcagtaattCAACCGTAATGCTATAAAgctacaaaaatactttttttgcgcGAAGAAAACACAAGTAATgacttcattcaacaatttgttgtcttctgtgtcagtctccACCGTGCATTCAAGAGAGTACCACGACTCATGCATGTGGTGCTGCTGACGCAGTAGTCGGAGTTCTGACGTGGAACGTACATCTCTCTTAGATCATCGTCTGTATATTCTGGTTCAGATAAGTAAGGCTTCGCAAAAAAATTGGCAGTCATTCTCTCAAAATCTTCAGACGTGTTTACAAAGACTGTTTTATGTACATCGTGCATCTTCCTCTGCATGCAAGCAAGGCGCAGTGCATCCGGATTTTATGTCAGAACGCTGGCTCCTGCGTCAGCAGCATCACGCATGCGTTGAATGTGCATCAaagactgacatggaagagaagaaattgttgaatgaagtcattacttttgttttctttgagcacaaaaaatgtattcttgTAGCAAGGGCTAGgcgaattttattttaatttttttctccaattttatcgatttaatttgaattgaatgttttgccacgattttttcttttttttcagaaatcaagGAATTGcgattttgaattgaaatattacCAAATGTTAGAATTACACTTTGACAACTTGTATCTTATGATAACTTATATCGTGTCTACACCAGACGCGAGCATCGCGgcgcaacaaaatacaatagaacttattataatcagtgatgctgtctacactggatgcggcgcaGCGTTGCGTGACAAATCCCTGAAAGTAAACTGCTGACTCGTTCCATTTctgacgtactgacacaaagttcaaatgatttgcaatgctgtcgcgtccagtgtagatgGGCTACTACagtgatcctcaaatctggctcgcaaatccactttcctgcagagtttagctgcaaccctgatcaaactcgcctacctgtgattttctaatgatcctgaagacactgattagcatgctcaggtgagtttgatcagggttggagctaaactctgcaggaaagtggatttgcgagccagatttgaggatcactGGGCTACTATGAAACATGGCAAATGTGAAGTAAAGAAAAGTGGACATGGAAAATAGATGACTCAAATGTGAATGGACTGAACAgttttgagtgagtgagtgactgATATCATCTTTGTTATTGATGTTGGTTcgcagtgagttcacagttttaacgtcagtttgctttaatttattttcaaggtctgaggtaaaatatctattttctTTCACTACGGCTATAAACctcacacaaaataatattcaaactcgcattagacacttttaacattgaataaagcacataatcattacctgagattatcactgtcatattttgtatgttgttcCTGCCGTGACGTCGCAGAAAATAAAAACCATTTCTAAAATAGAATTCCGTGTAGCTTATTGTCATGTGTCGCGGGGTGGTTAGGACAAAAATTACATGGAAAAGATACTTTTTGTCGCGTCACGTCTGGTTGGGACACACAGTGTTACAGTTTGATTTCCCCtcacaaaaaaatctaatgctgacattaataaaaatattaatgctgaCAGATCTAATAATTGAATCTGCAATTAGGGAAAGTGGAGAGAAGAGATCCATTCTGGAGATGAGCAGGAACGGTTGATTTGAATGTCAGACATGGAGAtccagattttttgtttgttcgtttgtttttaatattcaacagGCAAAGTTCTTCTgtatctaaatgcaaaaatgttcataattgtttgaataaaacagactaCTGAGGggaaaaatctgaatatttatcttgtgactattttaacaaaagcaacaatataataattgtaataagaattttttatatatatatataatatataggtCAGTGGCCCTTGGCTTGGTATTGTTGGCAGAATTCGGCCCTCGGCAAAAACGAATTGAGGAACCCTGATTTATAGTCTACTTGTGTCATACtttgtcattttgattttgaattACCTTGACTTTTGAAGAAAAATTTAAGCATTTTCCTCAAATTACTTCTGAATGTATAAGATGTAGTTGTAGTTCTTGCATCTTTTCTGCAAAGATATTTAACAAGcaatttgtttaacatttacatcataTTGACAACTTCATGTGTGGTTGCCCTtggaatataattttatttaactagAGGGTTAGTAATGAAAAAGTTACTTGAATCATTTTGTGGTTACATTTTCAAGTTGACTAGTTAAAAATCGTAAAAAATCGAGAATTGGTCAAACCTTCTGTAAAAAActgagattttcattttttgccaaatcgcccagccctacttgTAGCTTTATAACGTTGTGGTTGAACCAGAAAGCTCCTTTTCATCaaacatatcttaatttgtgttccgaagatgaactgAAGGTctaacaggtttggaacgacatgagggtgagtaattaatgacagatttttcctttttgggtgaactatccctttaagcaaaaaGATTGTAAGAACAGAATTTCTTATTCATCTTGGGACAAATGGCACATGGTTACTGAGCCTCATCAGGTAAATAAatgaccaattttttttttcctttaaaacaGAGGATTCTCACTGAATTTTTCACActtcttcatttttattggtaTTGCttagcattattttttattttaattaaatgaaactaacattattatttttttattatttttttttacatcttcaCACAGTCTCCTAATCCCAATGACCCTTCTAAGAAGGTAGACATCAGCTCGGGTAGCTACCTACAATATAATGCTCTCCGAGCCAACCGTCCCATCCTGCCCAAACCTGTACAACTGACAGTTATGGATCCAACTCCATCATATACCATCGGCCAGACAACAGGCCGTGAGACTCTGAGAGGCAAGTGCGAGGCCTGTGGGGTTGAATTCGAATCCAGGGCTGCAGCACGTGACCATGTCTTCTCAGCTCGACATCTTGCCACTCTGAGAACCACTAACTTTGGTCAGCAAGCATCGTTGGTCAGCAATGGATCTGGTACGGGGTCTACTGGTGTTGCCAGCCAGTCTTCTACCCCATCACCAGCTAGCAGCTCCAGCTAAACAATGAATTGAAGCTGGTATTGTCTGCGGACCCACTAAACTTGTTGGCTTTCAATAGACAGAAGATGGGTGCTGGTCTTTTAAGCTAATGTTCTTTTGAGGCTCTAAAATCGGAGCAGGCCCAGTTGACACTGGCCATCTTCGCTCTCTCTCCTTGGATATCAGCgaaacattgttattattatgataCAGAGTCTTTGCTTACAGGGCTCCTTTTAATGACCTATTGCCACAGCATCATTTTACTATAAATAATCTACTGAAATGGTAATCATGGACATGCTAATGCTTATGTGATTATGGTCCATCTTCACAACTTCATCTCAATTTAAACTCCTATTATGTTGGGTAATATTTCTACTCACATTTACACAAAACACTTTGTTTGATTGGGAGAATCTATGGTAATGAAGCACCCAAAAACTCAACCAAAGTGCTCTGGGTTCTTAATTATGTTTGTGGTACTGCTTTTGCTTGAGCCAGGGTGATCTTTAACCTGTTTTAAAGCCTATATAGAAGAGTCGTTTCTAAGCTGATTTATCTCCAATCGTCTTGTTAATTCAAAGAAATTTATTCTGTAAACAGAAGTTTTCCTTCTGGCTCAGTTGAAAGAAATAACTAGACTACGCTAATGGTAGATGGTAATGAAATGACAAGTAAAACTGAGAATATGTGTCTTCTGGAATATGGAGAATTTGGGAGAGTGTTCTGAATCCAGACGCATTAAAATGAGGACGTTGTTAACAATACGATAGCTATTTTTGAACAACCATCATGACAATCCCGTAGTCATCAGCAGAGCTCTCGTTGAAAGTTCAAGATGTCAGATGGTCATTATACAGCACTTTGACCCTTTTAAAGtctcaaacatttttttttttttttttttaggttttcgTGTTCcgcaaaataaacattaattttgttgtatgGTGAAATCTTACTGTATGTCAAGTATTAAtctgcttttaatatttttaaagggtTTGCATTGCACATAGTTAAACACAGACAAAAAATATGGATCAGACCTAGCCGCTGTGCACGAAGCCAAAGTCAAGTCTGTACTTACACAATTTTATATGGATTTGTGGAACATCGAAATTATATTCCTTACACCCTCTGATAAACCATTTCATTTGGTTTgactttttagggagtaaccCCAGCTTGTCGatataaattaaacacaaaagtcatttatttatgGTAAGAGCAAAAGCGTTTTAGAATTATGGGAGAGAGTTGtcatctttttttcttgttctttcaTTAAGCGTTTTGTGTTGTTGCGAACCGAGTGCTCATACTGAGTAGATTCAAGTATTTTTCTTAAAACTCACAAGGAGAGAAGACAGGGTGCTTTAGTGAACCTGGAAACTACTCATCAGGGCAACAGGAGGTGTGATTTGAAGGACATGAAATACTAAAGACGATTTTcctttttggtttattttgtataatattattGATACTATTAATACTTTAACAAAATGCAAAactaaaaaagattttttaatgaactATATTAAGAAAATGATATTCCAAAGTTATTCTTCTTCTTGCTTTGTCTCATTAAAGAAACCAAAAAGCAATCTTGATTGGAAGTGTTCGTAATGCAAACCGCAAATGGAGCTCCCATGCCTTGACACTTCGAACTGGTCCAGGGTTTAAGCATGAGCTACAGAGAAATGCATTTCAGACAACTCAGCTTGGAACACTTGAAGTTCAtagaaaagttttgttttcgGTATATATCCCAGCAAATACAAGTTGTTTTTCTTCAACTAGTGTCAAGTTGTAGCTTATATGAAATGAACATGGACTGGGTTGTAGTACAGTGCTACAGGACGTGGGATCACACGGTGTTGCACTGTTCAGAGTATATCGGTAGAATATGGAGAAATGCTTTTATATTATCTTTTCACTTTTTCATTGACACTTGATTATCACTTGTTATAACTGTACTACTTACTATTTTTCAGTACTTTCATCACTTTTGATTATTATTGATTCATAACGGTTTTAATGGCATCTCAGACTTAGAGATGTCATTGATATAAATATTGAACGATAATGGTGGCAGTCTTGTTAtgaaaaattagaatattgatTAAGCTTGTTTTCCCCTCACTTGTACCTTCATTTTGTGTTGGTTCTCCTTTTTTCTTATgcagaaaacaaataaactgaaGTTCATGTATTGATGTTTCTCTCCATTATGTAAATTACCCTTCATTTATGtagatacatttatattttgtttaagtTGTGTGTTGGCAGCACTAATTGATATAACTATTATGGACCATCTTATCAGGAATTATCTGAGAAACAAgcacaatattttaaaggtaTCTTGTCACCCAACAGTGCTTGAGCTTAGTATGTTGCTTGATGTCGTAGGCAAAATGCTGAAAAAGTATAGGCCTACTTGTTAGAGATATCAACATTCCTGTCGCATAGTGGGTAAGACCAATATGCATAGTTTTAATGGCCTAGGGTTAAGCTATATTGAAGATTTAGGAATTCCACTGTGCTGTGCATTGTTGCCAGATctcacttgaaaaaaaaaacacagtccAAAATAAGTGACTCTTTCATAAATCATGTATTAAACAAGAgtgcattgcattttaaaaatgtactttatgtacattatttaaaaaaataattatatatatatatatatatatatatacacacattaaaatatctcaTGTACAGGTCATCTATAACTACTGATGATCAAAATGAATGATTAAATGTCTTTTGTGTGCACgtgcacgcgcacacacacgggAAGTGGAAAAGGGAGAAAGTAAGAAATTGTACAGTATGTAACAAACAACTTGGACAGTAGGTGAGGATATTTAACAACAGCCATTTTAGTGGtcatgctttatttttcttcatttatttttttatgaacatGACAAACATCCTGAGAAGGaaggagaaaaaaatgaaaaagcataATGTAATCTTACTCCTGACATTTGACAACTGAACTGCTTTAAGTGGTTATGCCAAGTACTAGGAAGCCTAATTATGGACCTGTATTCTGGAAgtaagtttaaatatatattatctatACAACTTTATGTAAAATGCAAATCCACGTGGATTATATTGTCCGGACATGGCAACATTGCATAGTAGCATATCCCGTTTCAATCTAAAGGTGGTCTGTGAGCCGTTATCGACGCTGCTTATATCCAATCACAGTCGCTGTTGTAAAGTCTAAGCGGCGGGCGCAGAGAAATACCCCAAGAGAACACCAATACCCGTCCTCGATACGTTAAGAGGGCGTGTCTAAAGTGAGGAATTGTCCAATCACCCGTCGCTGGTGCGCCTGCAGTGCTCAGAATCCCCGCCTACGGCTTCCATTTCTGTTCTGGAACACACGAGCCCTCGCGAAGAATACACATTTGCTTTTCTGAATTTGTCTTCTAATGTAAATAGAGTAGTAAGTGCGACATATTGACGAAGTGAAACCTATTTATATTTGGATAaatagtgttgtttttttttccgttGAAGGACACGTTTGAGCTCCAGAAGAAGCGAGGCGGGCTTTTATTCCCCATTTTAACTTTAGTGAGCGGCGTTTTCCGCCGTTTTTTTATTCCCTCCCCTACCCCTCTCTCTCGCTCCCCCCTGTGAGAGTCGCGGCCTGTAGTGCAGCCACGAGGCGCGTCGGACCACCGGGAATCAGGCGATGGCGGAGTTTGGTAACGGACTGGCGGAGGAATCTCTGCTGGACTCAGACCCGGGACACTCAGAACTTGAAGACCCAGGCGTCGGCGATGAAGAACCGGGATTAGACGAGGGAGAGGCCGCTATTGAAGATCCGGTGAGTGAAGGACGCATTTTCCTCGCTTTAACAACTAGTTTAGTTTTCTGTATATGTTTTCATTCTAAATCAATCCCCCAGTctcacatttaaaagaaatatgtGAATTTCATACGAAAACCAAATACTCATGTTTACGCGAAACCGGTTTTGCTAGGTCGGTTTGTCCGCCATTGTGGCTCACGCAGTGCAGTAGAATTAGTGAGTGACATACGTGCTGTTGGCCGCCATGTTGGCGCAACATCGGTCTGGGTTCCTCTGCGCCAGATCTGTCGACCTagcggggggaaaaaaatcttcaTCGCAAAAATGCGAGACGGGAGATGTAAGAGACAGGGGCGAGGGTAGGACAGGCCGCCATTAGCCTCAGCAGTGTGGGTCCATCCGCAAAGAAGCAGACGGCTCACGGTAAACACGCCTCTTTTCTGATCAGTAATATTTGTGGCGTGCAAAAGTAAGTCGCGTTGGTAACTGCGCGTGATTGTTGTTGGCCTCTGCAATGGAATAAATCTTTTTGCGACGTGTGTGACATGTTAAAAGAGGCGTGAGAtgcttttattttcagattttgcGTCGAATTGGTAACATTAAGGAAAACTACAGAGTTGTCGGTGGGCAAAGCGCACTGTATGTAATGCACATCTGTATCGCCGTGACCATTTTATTCGATGTGAGCTAAAGATTAAATGCCGCTCGTGATGTATTGCATCATTTGTTGGTGATTTTGTGATGGAGATGGTGCATTAGGGCTGGGCTGGTGCGTTTCTCTCCGTGCACATTAACATTATTGGAGCTAGAGTAGGTCATGCATTTGCATGCTGAATGCATGTCTACTTTATTTCATCATGCAATGAGGATGTgtagtatttaaataattagtcACTGTTTGTTGCGCTTGTGATCGGTTGTGAATGCTAACTCGTATCATGCAAAATCTTGTTTTAACTGCGTGAAAGAGGCCATCACATCCATGCTGGGTTACTTTACTCGCGATCCAGAGCGACTCCCACTGCCCTGCAATGCAGCATTGCTCAAActtgtgtgcgtgcgtgtgaaCACACACCAAAAGTGTGTTCGCTCGCGCACAACAATGCGTGCACGGATGGCATCATGCTTAGGGCGTCTTGCTGACTGGACGATAATAAATGGTGGTTTGAAAGAGCTCGGTGCACAATCACGTGTGAAAGTGCATGTGCATGCTGTGTCCACGATCACTGGTGAGAATAATGAATGAGTGTGCATTCTGGGAAGAAATCGGCTGTGCATTTCAAAATGGCTTTAACAGCAACACATGATATTGATGCAATATAGATCCAATGTGGCTGTCGATGAGGGAAgccaaaattatttattcaggaTGTAGTTATGCAAAATATTCCATTCcagttttgttaaatgtctAACAATCTGTGTTTTTTGATGGTTGAAGTCAATATATGTGCATTACTTTGCCTTTTCAGGAGCTGGAGGCAATTAAAGCCCGGGTGAGAGAGATGGAGGAGGAGGCAGAGAAACTGAAGGAGCTACAGAACGAGGTGGAGAAACAGATGAATCTCAGTCCTCCACCTGGTAAGTGAgactaaatgaatgaatgaatgagggaGGGTGAACGGGCAAGTCTGGGGAAGATTGAGCTCTAAGGAGAGCACTGCAGAACAGACAGTACTGATGAATAGGACTGCATTAGAGGGAGAAGAATAACTAGTTGTGGACCATTTGAGGTCAATCGAGATATGACTAGAAACAGAACATAACCTAGATTTCAGCCGTGAAGCTATGCAGTAAGCTTGCAGACACTGGTTTCTGTGCTAAATCACATAAATGCATGAGTGTTGGAGCTGCATGGGAATACAGTGTTTTCTCTCTGCAGCTGGCCCTGTCATTATGTCCATTGAAGAGAAGATGGAAGCAGATGGGAGATCTATTTACGTTGGAAATGTATGTGCAATCATTTTTATACCTATTTGGCTACCAGCTATATTCATGTATTTTGTTGCATTTATATGTCACGTATAATATTTTCCTTAGCATGCTTGATTTAATGACATTTTAGAAGTGGTGTTGATTCGATTTTGTCTCTTGCAGGTGGATTATGGTGCAACGGCAGAGGAGTTGGAGGCGCATTTCCATGGCTGTGGTTCCGTAAACAGAGTCACCATCTTGTGTGACAAGTTTACAGGACACCCCAAAGGgtaattcatgcattcatctGTTTTTCTCTTAACTTACAACATTCGTCGTCTTGGGCATcttattttcttctgttttgCAGCATCTGTTCCGGATAGGCACTGTAGGTTTAGAGTAGACATTGATGCATCACGTCAACCAACAAAATGAACAGTAGCCactgaaatattattcaaatgttcTGAAATTTTGTACAATAAAGCACAATATTAATCACAAATTATTTTaccttaaaataacttttctctTCAGAATCGCTTGGAACATAATTGTTTATCTTTTTGAATGGCCACATTGCAGTAATTAGTATGGCCTTTTGTTACATGGCATGATTTTACACTATTTATATGTGGACTTGAGACTGTGTCCAAAGTGAGATTAAAGTGAGATTGTACTTTAGCTTTTGTGCTATTCTGGTGCACAGTATTTTCAAGCTGCTcccattaataattttaatcattGCATGGGGCAACTTTTGATGCAATGCTTTAATCATAGCTACTTTGAACACTGTTCATATCTTAATAAATTTTTAACAATATGCATAATTAGTTTTTGGTACATGCAAGtgtgcatgcatacatacatacatacatacacacatatgtgtgtgtatatatatatatatatatatatgtgtgtgtatgtatttatatatgtatgtatatatatatatatatatatatatatatatatatatatatatatatatatatatatatatatatattttacaactaaataaataatagtggTTTCAGTGTATGCtttcctgttttttattttttttattgacctCATTTGATCATTTGTCGCCTTCATGTTTCAGGTTTGC
This region includes:
- the zfhx2 gene encoding uncharacterized protein zfhx2 isoform X2; its protein translation is MWLCPLCQESQPDRENLSHHLTDKHSVLPACLDKLLDIAAPKHRSIAEEEESKAQNDADYTSQLKCLENTKSPSMASQNESESTVAGDKGGSSQEKELDEEMEGGRNEESDAGVLESDQDNVEQTIKTSEASVSNGRSVCKNSVASEGDNRPFKCNACLESFPTRTALSVHYNSTTHIQRMRTGTLKDSESTPFLARPYISNKPYQCAVCRVSYNHAITLESHLKSVLHQSRSRSAGNATPSSTANTGTGSMVTNLAATTVGSTTQLVNTSTSNCVTQANLTASAVTTKDGEQVQPQLGPSLLSSPVASAQAMSAILTLLTSSPNSLPHSILPSLFTTGTSATPGAATPQLIPQPQMLMPLVLNGLQTQIQGQNPESPNQLLQQAVPVLGLSAAQQALLAQRLSGLQSQWAAFGPTTTTHMSLEETNKMLDKGADMRVCNEIKVEPCDQQMPLKLEEDWKIDGVKKEMCNKAENTQEQSEKMVGNSTTYDEKEQKESEMEVEGMGEKMCEEEDANSKVTKSTAAPVLQGDSPLSCALDPNQGLSHTHAVNSSAAANCTFRNTNFALRSSGHRSAKDQTLLSSGRPVLTEFQSQVLWAFLESRDDAETSSPQREDCEALGREVGLSGEEVRKWFLDAWQSKDRERLDRFHDERDRSMEEEEGNLMIDESEDGHSPSATGSHAIDLSSSAERHRIGKGSPRELLLTSDSENEEFYTSVIVTDEESQSSSMREESGSPVKQSSQVEPTAERSGGGGKVLRSTTVFLSDAEDEYDDEQSMKRKKRRSEIDKEEVEIKREKQDVDLDLQLEAQADPPTPLSVAVDHQGVPAGILQSLPLSLSLTSLSTQLYSPYVLSLPSSVIGVGVSEGGRGKIAFSNTQAVTRSPAAFSDPLNAPAATSLTHSFLSNGNDCESALDLSMGKNHSFTLSSTSSVSAANKPSIQKSHLLDGLGLRPATVGVPTDGSLIVVQVKPDSAIAIPSSNNSTLTNRNNLAKTSTVYMRAAEKVSTSLMEREKEKEREKEREQKRPKVRRFRDMRRSRTIIHADQLDILYGCYFKDPNPGKHEFEQISEWVNLPKKVVQIWFQNMRARERKGEVRFISDGTLAAVGKPLIKFTWPLSKPIFSTPPKTNPSPSTGWASAKPQTGNVPPKTDKVKEVKDPLKTPTQGPSRPNQTPSFTVVSTGSSLVHKTKAEATPITMVKIAPKTVATPVAVPLLVSGIPTSRSAPKRKVEEVRAESDHTDEEDDDYQEGVESGTTSHMVPKLSTTPINKSSALASQKHNGLKYWSQKGPFKINTLSREQLGLSSQRPTPTTTTTPTTPSPVTVTASSGQSQKETSYMQQNSTPRRPRTHLNSLQLSILQSCYETCAHPNALECEAVGTELGLPLKVVQIWFQNTRAKEKRWRLQQEKMSPNPNDPSKKVDISSGSYLQYNALRANRPILPKPVQLTVMDPTPSYTIGQTTGRETLRGKCEACGVEFESRAAARDHVFSARHLATLRTTNFGQQASLVSNGSGTGSTGVASQSSTPSPASSSS